A portion of the Herpetosiphon gulosus genome contains these proteins:
- a CDS encoding zf-HC2 domain-containing protein: MNCGDIKLKLSQHAEVSPTDAAAIEAHLMNCGPCRALVLDLETQTERWFTLLGQTEARPPVALLTMIRSNTINPSWKPSQFWQTRRPIYVGLAALVMALIWIGITRQSPQADQDFRLAHNPPISATASLVIAQDHPSLTPIATVNRDNPTNLPLTFTVIPTSDLVPLATQTIAPPMLANPLPTSIRPSLPPTEVPITLPTEVPIVTQEPLPTEVPLPPTEVPLPTNKPEPITALPTEIQQSPEIPTRIPPSSQPMVPTAPPTAIGTPAPPTAIGTPAPPTAIGTPAPPTAIGTLIPTATPSPTSMVIPATPSSTAKPLDPTPTPNDQSTKR, translated from the coding sequence ACTGCGGTGATATTAAGCTTAAGTTGTCACAACATGCGGAGGTGTCACCAACAGATGCTGCGGCAATTGAGGCACATTTGATGAACTGCGGCCCATGTCGAGCACTGGTGCTTGATTTGGAGACCCAAACCGAGCGTTGGTTTACCCTGCTTGGTCAGACCGAAGCCCGCCCGCCAGTGGCACTCCTAACAATGATCCGTTCGAATACGATCAACCCATCATGGAAACCTAGCCAATTTTGGCAAACTCGCCGCCCAATCTATGTGGGGCTAGCTGCGCTTGTTATGGCATTGATATGGATTGGGATCACGCGTCAGTCACCGCAAGCTGATCAAGATTTCCGTTTGGCTCACAACCCGCCAATCTCGGCCACCGCCTCTTTGGTAATAGCGCAAGACCACCCTTCGCTAACACCAATAGCAACGGTTAATCGAGATAATCCAACAAATCTACCCTTAACCTTTACGGTTATACCAACTAGCGATTTAGTTCCATTGGCCACTCAAACGATCGCGCCACCGATGTTAGCTAATCCACTGCCTACGAGTATTCGCCCGAGTTTGCCACCTACAGAAGTGCCGATAACCTTACCAACCGAGGTTCCTATTGTGACGCAGGAACCATTGCCGACTGAGGTTCCGTTGCCACCAACTGAGGTTCCGTTGCCAACCAATAAGCCAGAACCAATAACAGCATTGCCAACTGAGATCCAGCAATCGCCTGAAATTCCGACAAGGATACCACCAAGCAGTCAACCGATGGTTCCAACCGCACCACCAACGGCGATTGGCACACCAGCACCACCAACTGCGATTGGCACGCCAGCACCACCAACTGCGATTGGCACGCCAGCACCACCAACTGCGATTGGCACACTAATCCCAACGGCTACTCCAAGCCCGACCAGCATGGTGATTCCAGCTACGCCGTCATCAACTGCGAAACCATTAGACCCGACACCAACGCCGAACGATCAAAGTACCAAGCGATAA